The Flavobacterium sp. 102 genomic interval AATTGCTAATCATACTTGGGTCTTTCTTTTTTTGACTTTCCCAGTATTTTAAAGATTTTTTGCCATAGAAAATACCTTTTTCATAACTTTCAAAATCGTGATAGGTTAATGATAAATTGGCGTTAAAAAAAGCTATCCAGTTGTTCTTTTTTTCTTTTTCTGCTACTCTGATGCCTTTGAGAGAATAATCTATTGCTTTGTCATACTGACCTTGCTTTCTGTATACTTTAGAGAGATTGTTGTAAAGTGTCAAAAGCGAATTTAAATCGCCATTTAGTAGAAGTTTCTCCGCTTTTAAACCATAAACTATCGAGCTGTCTAATTGGTTATAATCACAACAACGGGCATTTTTACAAAAATAGTATTGTGCTTCATCGGCTGTGTTTTTAATGCTTTTCTTGGCTACTTTAAAATAGTAGTCGGAGGAATCCTGCGAAGTAAATGCTTTGATCAGTATTTTTTGAATATCTTGAGCATTTGTCTCAAACGAAAACAGCAATGCAATGATTGTGAAGTAGTAAAATTTTTTCATCCGGAGATTGTATAGCATAAATGTATTAAAAATGTTAAAATTTTCAATGGCTAAATCTCTTTTTTTGGATACAAATCTTCCAAGAGTTGATAATTTAACTCGAAAACATTTTTGCTCAAAGCGACATTGACTTCTTTCATCTTTATTTTTAAATCATCTGAAAGTTGGAGCTGAATTGATTGCTTTTGGTGTTCACTATTTAATTCAATGATAAATTCCTCTAAAGGTTTTAGCTTAGATTGAAACTCATTTCGCTCTGAGAGCATCTTGTTTCTCAGATAGAAGATGAGCCCAATTTGAATTAAAAAAACGAGTATTAGAAAAAAAGTCATACTGAGTCGAATATAAATTTCAAAATTCGGTTAAAAAGAAGCCAAAAAAAATACGGCGTTTGCCGTATTTTCATATGAGATGTTTCTATGAATTAGTTTTGGAAATTCACATTGAATGCCCCATTAGTCACTGCTTTCGTATCAGTTCCGTTTTGGTTTTTACCGGTAAAGTTGAATGTTCCTTTTACATTAGTATCGCTTATTTCACTGATGGTAATAGAACCTACTACACCTGAATCCTCATAAGGAGCTGCCCAAGTTGGCGAATTCATAGGATTACTTTGGTTAAGCTCTGTATAACTTGCAACAGCAGAAATAGCTGCATCATCGCTGATTTCAAAAGTTCCCGGCTGACCGTTAGTTCCGTTAAGAATCAATTGAATTGCCTTGCCCTGCGCTGTACTGCCTTGAACAATAATAGTGGTTGTTCCGCCTGCAACGATTTTTTGGGCAAAGGTTGCTACTTCCATAGAGCTAAAACTGGAACCCGCTACTTTGGCTTTTACTTGTCCTAACGATGCATTTCCACCTCCGCCACCGCCATCATCGCTTCCGCTGCATGATGATAATAAAGTAGCCAATGCCACTGTTAAAACGATTCCGAATTGTTTAATTGTTTTCATAATATTTAAAGTTAAAGGTTATTACTGCAAATTTTCACTTTTATCAAATGGCAAACAATAAGGCATTTGTCGTATTTAGTTAGTTTTCATCAAATTGGCTTTTGGAACACTTACATATTTTAAAACATTGGTTTCATTTTCACTAGAGATGAAATACAGCACTTCATTTTTTTCGTCATAAAAAGGTAATCCGTCAAAATCTGTGGTATTCACTTTACTACCAAGATTGATGGGTTCCGACCAATTTTTCCAAGTCTCATCTAATCGATAAGAAACAAAAATATCATAACTACCAAAAGCGCTGAATCCGTCGCTGCTAAACAACATCGTTTTGTTATCAGACAGCAATTGGCACATCCCTTCATCAGCCGCTGAATTGATTACTTTGCCCATATTTTGCAATAAGCCATAATTACCGTCTTCTTTTTGTTGTGCGAAATACAAATCGCTGGCGCCTTGAGAAAAATCGGTTTCAATACCCATAATTAAAATCTTTCTGTCAGCAGTTAGAAAAGCCTCTGCTGTTTCGTCATAATTGTTATAAGCTGTCACTTTTACTGGTTCCAAAGCTTCATAATTTCCATTATTGATTACAAACAATTCAAACCCGGTTTCTGTCGTACCCTTGGTATAGCGATTACCACCTTTTAACAAATAATGAGTTCCAATAGATTTTACGTGATTATAACGTTCTCCGGTATTGAGCGAAGATTCTAGTTGCTTGTTAGCCCATTGTCCTGAAGTATTTCTGGTAAAAGAAAAAATCTCATTTTTCACCTCACTGATTCCGGTTACAAAAAGTTTTAATCCATCACAAGACACCGATGGACTAGTGGGAACAATATCCGGTAATTGTAGTGTTTTGGCAGTTGATAAACTTTCAAAAGCCGCTGTAGTATTGACTGTAGGTTGAATTGGTGTTTCAGTATCGGAAATCCCGATAGCATCAACTTCTTTTTGTCCCGGTAACAAAGCAAAATTAAATTCCACGCGAACCGCCACAACACCTGAAACTGCTTCGTCTAGAATAGCATATTCTACTCCTGGATTAATAACATCCGGGCTTTCCTGAATCTTTCTTCTTTTGCGTTTGAAATAGTAGTTTCTGTCTGCCGGAATAGTCGCTTTGAACATTACCGTTTTATAATTGGGCCTTCTCGACCAAACACGTTTGTATTTTCCTGATCCGTCATCAACAGAAATACTTACAACACAACCTGCATTTAGATTCTCAAAAACAGCAACCTGTTTTACAGTCTGCGGCTTTTCGAAACCAACTTGCACCCATTCATAACCATCCAAAGCATTTTTGGGCGTCCAAGCATTTGGGCTACTGCCACCTTGAGGAAAAGCATCGGGCTTTCCTAAAATTCTTTTAATCCCATGCTGTTTACCTCCTAAATCTGATGAAAATTTAATTAGTTTATTGGCCCATTGCACTTGTTGCGCATTGGCAGAATAAAAGACTAATAAGAATGAATAAAGAAATAGTATTTTTCTCATAATGATTGTTATTTAAAATAGAAAGGACCGCAACGAATTGCAGTCCCAACCAACTTCCTCAAAAAACTCAATTGTTAACTTTAATTTTTTCTACTTTTTTTCCTTTAAAAGCGAAGATGAATTCACCATCATCTGAAATATCGATACCGGCGCCATATTTTGGGCTTCCGCCTTTACCCTTAGATTGAACAGAACCTTTGGTTTCTCCATTGGTCATATCAATACCATAGATAATATTTTTGCTGTTTCTTTGATCTCTCAAATAGTAATTTCCTTCAATCTCATAGAAATAATCTACACCTCTTATCTTTTCTGTAGCATAAACTCTTGAACCGTCTTTTTTATTATAAGACGCTAATCCTTTTTCGGAAAGTACAACTACTTTATCTCCAAAATCGATAACATCAGTTGCTTTTCCAACTTTAGCATCGTTGTGTTTTACATCAAATAATTGATTTCCTGAAGCAATATCATAACCATAAAATTCATCTCCGTCACCTACAAATAATGTTTTATCATTTTCGAGAATAAAATCGGTAATACGTTTGTCAAATTTCTCAGAACGCCAAGCTGTTTTTCCGGTTTTGTCATCCAAACACAATACAGAGTTTTTTTGCGCTTTATAATCCCAGTAGATATAAGGAACCCATTGTTTCATGGAACCGCCACCAAAACCGCCAAGTGCCATTCCGGCTGAGAAGCCATTGGAAACTTCTTCTAATCTGAACTCCTGAACTTGGACTTTTCCACCAACTTGAACTAAAACTTTGTCTCCTGATTTATAAATATTCGGCATACAAAATGAACCCGTGATTTTCTCTGAAGCCCAAAGTAATTTTCCTGAAGCCAAATCGTGTTTTTCAACATACTTAGTTCGGTCTCTGGTTCCCAAGATTACAATGTAAACTGCATCGTCTGTAAACAAAGGATCCGCTATAGTTCTGTATATCTTAGAACGTTTTCCACCGCTGAACATTCCTCCTCCGGCGCCCTTCATGTCATTCTCATAAGTCACTTCCCAAAGTTTTTGTCCGTTATTGATGTTGTAAACCTGCAATCCATCTAAGTACATGTATAATTTATCCTCTTTAATCCATAAATCGACAATCGCTCTGCGAGTAACCAATTCTTTTTCGATAGTTCCGAGAAAAGTTGCATCCCAAAGAATATCTCCATTAGTAGCATTAATCTTTACCAATTGATTCTTAAAACCGGCAAATAAAGCACCAAGAGCGGTTGGTTTAAAATTAATCATGATGATTTCGTTTCTTTTACC includes:
- a CDS encoding DUF6252 family protein; the encoded protein is MKTIKQFGIVLTVALATLLSSCSGSDDGGGGGGNASLGQVKAKVAGSSFSSMEVATFAQKIVAGGTTTIIVQGSTAQGKAIQLILNGTNGQPGTFEISDDAAISAVASYTELNQSNPMNSPTWAAPYEDSGVVGSITISEISDTNVKGTFNFTGKNQNGTDTKAVTNGAFNVNFQN
- a CDS encoding PQQ-binding-like beta-propeller repeat protein, translated to MKKITLVMLMLSLAITLPANAQFGKLMGKGKGAGKKSGSFGTVWESEFDNKATQLAVAVNGGEYVLATDDNSATVLDVNGKQVWSGDYKKITTNKTNKCDYQYIIHKGKGKGGYLFLFDERKLGTDRVAVLDVATGKELWNSEEYQNLIPKGTAAKEGSDEGELETVKYIFELDAFLISQKASVILVKANTGEKVWETNRFKGGVGKYIYDGKRNEIIMINFKPTALGALFAGFKNQLVKINATNGDILWDATFLGTIEKELVTRRAIVDLWIKEDKLYMYLDGLQVYNINNGQKLWEVTYENDMKGAGGGMFSGGKRSKIYRTIADPLFTDDAVYIVILGTRDRTKYVEKHDLASGKLLWASEKITGSFCMPNIYKSGDKVLVQVGGKVQVQEFRLEEVSNGFSAGMALGGFGGGSMKQWVPYIYWDYKAQKNSVLCLDDKTGKTAWRSEKFDKRITDFILENDKTLFVGDGDEFYGYDIASGNQLFDVKHNDAKVGKATDVIDFGDKVVVLSEKGLASYNKKDGSRVYATEKIRGVDYFYEIEGNYYLRDQRNSKNIIYGIDMTNGETKGSVQSKGKGGSPKYGAGIDISDDGEFIFAFKGKKVEKIKVNN